The sequence GAAACCAGGCAGCTGGTTGTGGGTAAGAATTCCAGTTCCCCAAGAGCACCAGAATCTTTTCTAGCTTTCACCCTTTCTTCACTCACTGCTGGTCTCCAAACCGCCTCTTCTCCCTTGACCTTCCTAAGAGAGGTTTAAATGTTAAAGTATTCTCTGAGGGCTTTATGACACTAGTCTGAAGTCCAAGAGTGGCCTGGCCTCACTGTCTTAATTGTGGGGAGCTTGAAAAGAGTGGGTTTGGTCTAGGCACCCTCTCCTGGCTCAGAGGACACTGAGATGGTCCAGAGGAGATGACACAGTCATCAGTACCTCAAAAATGAAATGCGAGAGCCAAGCAGGACCTCCTGCATCTTCTGGGGGCTCTTCTGGGAGCGTGAAATCCAGactgctttaaaaaaacacaaaatagcaGGAGGGTAACATTTAAAGACATCCTTAGAGCTCATGAATTGGAAACCATGACTGACCTCAGATTAAATGCATCTTCAAATCTGAATATGAACCTTCTCCCTTGTCCTTATTACACATTAGCTTTTAGGTGAAGATAATGACACACATCAAGAAGAGATGACCCCCTCAAGTTTTAGGATGACTTTTGCTTAAAAAGCCACAACTGCCCTCCAATCCCTCTCCCAACTCTGTCCATGTAGCTCTGTCTATTTCCTGGCCCAGAGACCTAGAAAGTCAGTTCCACAAGGACTGCTGTTGCACTTGACACAGCATTATTTAGGAGGGCAGaagtggagagaaaaagaaatgaaaaacaagttGAAGGCCTGACCAGGGAGGAGAGAAACGGTGTCCTGGGAGAGTCTAAGCAGGACTCTGTGCCTGCTCTTGGTCAAGGGCATCTCCATTCACAGCAGTGCCTGCAGCCAAACTCTGCTTCTCATCCTGGAGCACCTGGTATCCCTTTTTCCTGGACTTCCGGGCACCATAGATGGCCAGGGCAACGACCCCTGCCAGGGCGACGGTCACCCCCAGGGTGAGCCCCGCGGCTGCTCCTCCAGACAGACCCCCACCGTCTCCGTGGATGACTCTCATGGCCCTGCGAAGCTCCAGGGGCTCCCCCAGCCGCCACTGGTGGGACTGGGGATCTTTAATCCAGGAGCTGGCCGTCTCGGGGTTAGTCACCAGGACAGTGTTGGTGGCCACCTGACTCATGAGCGGTGGTCGGGTGTAAGGAGGAAGCCTGACAGGGGGCAGGGACCCTCCTGTAAAAAGCCCAGCTTTGACACAGTAAGACACTTGGCACCCATCACTGATGAGGGCTAGGTGTTGGCTGAAGCCCCCCGGACACTTTCTTAGAGAAGGCGCCCCCAGATCTTTGGATGTGGCAGAATCCACCAAGGGGTTCCCCACTGCACAGCTAAAGAACCCACCAAAGGGGACGGAAAATCTGTATCCCAACTCATAGTCCTGAGAGGCACATACCTTGAGGTTTTCAAAAAGTCTCAGTTGAAAATAGCCGGCTGGGCATGACTGGGCATTGGTCAGAGGGTTTATGCTCTTACTGCTGAAGAGCCCGCCAAAAAGGAGCCCCGAGTTTTCGGGTACTTGCCCACTGGCTGCACACCAAAACACCCTGAATTCAGCCCTGGCTACTCGGAACACGTCTTCACACACCGTCTTGCAGAAGATGTAGAGGGTACACTTGCGCGAACACTCCAGGTGGTTGTACCCCTCCTCGTGGGTCTGGGTGAGCAGCTGGACTGGGGAGTAACCAGAGGGGCAGGACACTCTGCCGGTCAGCGGATTCTTCTGCTCCAGGTTCTGGCAGAGCTGGACAACCTCATTCCCTGAGAACTGGGTGCATTCCTGGTAAACTCCCCCAAAGGAGAAATTGGTCATCTTCCCCTCACAAGAGCCATCGTCGGTGTTGGCTTGGAAGTTGAAGTTGGGCGAGTTGAGATCTGTGCAGCCGGGGTAGGTGTTGACCGCATAATACCTGCGCACAGCCGCTTCCACCGTCTTCGACAGCTTTCTCACCAAGGGCCCCGGCAGGTCAGGCAGTTGTTCGGGGTTGATGAAGAAATACAGAGGCAGGCCAGCTCGGTCCATGGCCACCAGGTGGTTGGTGATGCCCTGTTGCCAGGCCTGGAGGGTGATGCCTGGGTAAAACGGAAGTCCTCCGATGCTCTGAACTCTGGAGTTGGTTCGGTTGGAGAGGTAGCTCTTGGTGAAGGCGTTCTGTGAGGTGTAGTTCTCCTCGAATTTGAAGTTGACAATGTTCAGGAAGGTGATTCCAGCGGACGTGGTCAAGGCGCTGCGGCTGCTCTGGCTGTCCTGCAGGAAGGACGACCTGATGTGATCCTCCTGGATGAGCGCGGCCCCTGCATCCACACTGGTGATGACATGGGTACCGTAGTTGAGGACCAGGAGTTCTGCCAAGTAGGTGGCCATCCGGGTCTGGTTGTTCTCCAGACGCTCCGAGATGTCCATGAGCTCCTTCTTAAACACCCAGCTTAGCTCTGCATCTGGGTTGATTTTGACCGTGTAGACCAGGTTTCTTACCTGAACCTGGGTAGTTACAGCTTGGTCCTTCACCTGAAGGGTCTTTATCCTCTGGAACTCAGGGGAGAACTTGCCATTGACTTTGGAAAAAAGAGATAGCTCCATGTTGATGGAGTTGGAGGTGGTGCTCTGGTAGTTCACCCAGGACTCCAGGATTTTGGAGTTCATCTCCAGGTTGCTCTGCTTCTGGGGAATGGTGAAGATCTCATCTGGGATGATGTACTGCCCATCTTCCGTGGTCCTGCAGTGGGTGTAAGTCAACTCCATCACCCGTCCCATGTCCACATTCCGCAGGTTATCCCAGCCGCCTCCAGGTAAGACGGACAGAACGGGCAATTTTAAGGCATTCTTGCAATTTTGAAACCCAGCCTCATCGGTCGGTCCCCGAGATGTGTCCATTTTAGCCCATGCTGCCACTGCCCAGATTAGAAAGGCACCCCTGAAGCTGTTCATGGCTCATACAGCCCTGGCCTGACCCACTGGTCCTAAGTTGCAGCCAGCAGGCTTGGGGCAGACTGAACCGATGGGAAAGAAAGCCGTTGCTGAAACAAAAAGTTCAGCAGTTCTCCTAAAGCCACCAGTTCCTCTTTGGGCTAGTCTAATCTCGAAATGGGGAAATGAGAGTTGACTTGAACACTAATGTCCATCAGGACTTTGAAACAATTGTGTGGCCCTAGATAGCAAACCCAGCCCTGTATCCTGAACAGCGAGCTAGCCTAACTGCCCCTGAcctcccccagcacccagctGGTTACTCTGCAGCAGCAGTGGGCACTCAGAAAAAATACAACCACATACCTTACCGTTACCCCCATGAGAGCATTCCAGCTTTGAAAGaaagttttggttttattttttgctcactCTCTTGATGGTTCTGCTTTCCCCTAACGACTCTCTGCTGGGACTTCAATATCACTGTCCTTTTCCTCTGTGTATAGTTAGCAATAACTTGGTACCTGCTcttataactttaattttttcattcCATAGTTAAGTGCATGTAACTTAGACAGATGTGTAAAAATGAATGTGGTCTTCACCACTCAGTTTTTTAAAGCAGCAATTCATTTGTTGTGTTATAAGGAGAAGATAACTTCATGAATTTGCATTTGTGTATTAATGCTAAGTCTATTAAACCTCATCATTTAAAGCAGTCTTTTCAGTCCCATTGACCTAAAACCAGGCTTGATTGGAGCTCAGCTCTGTCGGTTCTGTGGGAGAACTAGCACATTGAGTGGAAGCCTGGAAATCCAGAGGAGTTCATGGAAACTCCCAATTGCACCCTTATGTCGCCCTAATGGCTCCCGACTGCACCCTTACACCACGAACCAGATGCAGGACTGAGACTGCAAAAGCCATGTTTCAATTCACAGGCCGCCCGTCTGCATTCTGGAAAGGCAGTTTCAAGGAATTGAATTACCGCAGGATTGTCACTGAGGCAGCTGACAGGTGTTTTCAGAAATAATGAGGCCAGTTGCCTAGCTTCACAGGCGGAGCATCACTAGTTGCTATTAAAACCTTGACGCAATCtagaaaaaatgatacagatgaacctgCTTGCTTAGAGAACAGACATAGCAAACAAATGCATGGGCACCAAAGAGGGAAAACGGGATGGGGTGAAcggggagtttgggactgacgtgtgtgtgtatgaagtgGATCGCTAATGAGAACTAACGGAAGAGcccagggaaaaagaaaagatacagtcTGTTTGTAGGACGTGTAtcaagttaaccttaaaaatgagTTCCAATGTACattagataaagacaaatactgctgGATTTCACTGATATGAGggacctagaatagtcaaattcacagtcagaaagtacattggtagatgccaggggggtggggagttagtgtttactGGGGACAGAGCTTCAGTTTAGGCAGGTGAAACATTCCAGAAATAGATGATAGTGAGACTGACAGCAATGTGAACGCATttagtgccactgaactgcacGGGGCACTATGGCTAAAGTAGTATGCTTCATGTTCTGTGACTTTCACcatggcggctcagacggtaaagaatctgcctgcagtgcaggagacctgggttcaacccttgggttgggaagatcccctggagaagggaatggtaacccactccagtgttcctgcctagagaattccatggacagaggatacagtccatgtggtggccaagagtcagacatgactgagcaaccaacactttgccacaattaaaaaaaaaaaaaaaacaaactcctgTTTTATGTGGCCATGGGATActgcaatcctactcctaggcatatatctggagaaaattctaattcaaataatacatgcatcccaatgttcatagcagcactatttacaatagccaagacatggaagcaatacatgcccatctacagatgaaaggataaagtaTACGGATTTTGTGCgtattctcagtcactcagtcatgtctgactctttgcaactgcgtGAACTATGGcttgtcaggctcccctgtcagtgggatttttcaggcaagaacagtggagtgggttgagatttccttctccagcagatcttcccaatccagggattgaactcacatctcctgcattggcaggaggattcttttccactgagccacctgggaagcccatatagattTAGATGTAATGGAATACTGTGTactaattgctaagttgtgtctgactctgcaaccccatggactgtagcaccaggctcctctgtccaaggaattctccaggcaaggacactggaatgggttgccatttccttctccatatttcctagtcataaaaaaatgaaataatgccatttagtgaagtaagtcagacagagagagatgaaaatcatatgattttgcttatttgtggaatctaaagaaaatacaaatgaacttaacagATTTGTGGTTGGCAAGGGTGAAGGcgggtgagggagggatggactgggagtctggggttagcagatatgAACTATCATATATAGGAAGGATAAATAACAAAGCccaattgtatagcacagggaactatagtcagtatactgtgataaatcataatggaaaagatatgaaaaagaatacatatatatgtatctgagtcattttgctgtatagtagaaattaacacaacattgtaaatcaactactctttaataaaataaaatttaaaaaaccttgATGGTGTTCTGTGAACCCAGAAATATCACATCCTGGGTCTATTAATGCCTCAGTTATCATGCTCTGGGGAATTCACTTACACTCAAGAGGGTTTAGTTTATGAACCAGTACCCAGTttctgggcctcccaggtggttcagtggtaaagaatctgcctgccagtgcaggagacacaggagatgtgggttcaatccctgggttacgaagatcccccccccccccctggagaaggaaatggcaccgcactccagtattcttgcctggaaaattccatggacagaggagcctggagggctgcagtccctggggttgcagagagcgcCTGAGCAAATGGGCACCCAGTTTCTGCTTGGCTAGAGAAGCAAGCCTCTGCCCGGGCTACAAATGTATGCCTCCATACAGTGGTCACAGATTTAGAGCTAGAAAAGTTAGAACCGAATGCCCTTGAGTACTTCCAATAAGCCTGCAGAAATATCCATATACTTCTCTTCAAACTGTTTCAGGGCTAGTTCATCAGAATCAGAAAACTCACTCACCCTGTTTTGAAGACATGCTgacaatttcttattttttcttttggctgtaatAGATCCTGATGGAATCTCACTTTTCTTCAACGAGAATACAAGTAAGGTGAATATAGATAATTCTACGTTTAGGCATTCCTATATCTCTAAACACCTAGTCATTGTCATTTACTTTTTTACCACcttcatcttcatttttattatagcaaaaagaaaaaatgaaatagctAAAAGAGCCCAAAGAGTGAAATTACATTGCATTCATATGACAAAATATTTTGTAGCCATCACAATTATATTTTCAAACAGTTTTAATAACATAAGAAATTCTTATGCCATAATGTTAAGaggaaaagccatgacaaatgtTCAATATGATCTCAACTATGTACAAATATAATGAGGAATATACACCAACTGACCCACTGACAGTAGTTATATCTAGTAGGTAGGTTTTATGAATTATTTACTTCTTTCCACTCTTCTACATGTTTTGAGTTTTCAACAATGAGTATGTTTTTACTCATTTAACAAAACTTTATTGAGAATCTACCAAGTCCCAAAGGCAAGGATGAGTAATCATTGCTTtcatattcagaaaaataagcaacaaatatacatttataagcCAAAAGAAACCAAGTAGTTCCGGAATTTCCATACACCTAAGATGATCCGAAGCCTATGACTGTGTTTGCTATGCTCAAGGAAGTTCTCTCCTCAATTCACGGAGAAACAATGAAAGAAGAAGTGCAAATTTGGGAATTTCGGCTCAACTGAAATTTGCATGCCACCAGCAGGAATTGCTGCTCATAATGATCAGGTAGGAGGAGGTGAGCTCCAAGGGTCTGACCAGAGCGTTTCACCCGTTCCTTTCTTGCTTTACTCTGCTCACCAGTGATTTCTTCCATTTTGGCTTGTACTGAAAGGCCCAGGCAACTCCATAAACTCTCCAGAAGGCTGCTCTCAAGGGCTTGTGCCTGAAAGCTAAACTTgagtttctaaaaagaaaaaggcaacttTTCTGCAAAAGTTGGGCATCTGCTTTGCAGCAGAGTGGTTTCACTTCCCCCAAAAAGAGGCAAGAGGGAAGTCCCAGGTCCGCTTTCTTTCTCAGTGTGAACACATGCTTTCTGACACCAGCTCATGCAGAGCCACCCCGTGACTCAATGTCTGAGGTTCAGTTCTGTGTGGGCTTGGAGCGAATCCGGGTGTCCCCTATTTCTGCATTTCACCTGTGGTCTGAAATAGAGGCGAACATTTGGCTGTGTTTGGAGCGACCACCCCCTTCTTAGTTTTAGCAGAAGTCTATGGATGTATCAGGAGTCTGAAATTCGACAGTCAAATAGTCTAAATGGATCAAAGAATTGTGATGTCTAAAGACTCTGGAATAAACCTGGTTCTGGAAAATCGAGGAGGAATTAGTCACAACATGacagtgttttcttttctgaGCAGTTGATGGCTAACCTGGTGTTTTGATCCTTGCTTTGTCAGCTCCTTCTCCTCAGAGACCGTTCTTCCCATCAGGACTGTTTGTGTCCTGACCACAAGAATCAAAACACAGTGGTTTCTTGATTCTTTTTCATCTTGTGGGTAAAAACAGGAGACCCGTGTGAAATTCTGCAGATTCCCACTAAATAGACCAGAAAGTAGCAGCTTTggccatttcatttctttctttctttttttttttttggtcatttcatttcatttctctatCAACATGTGTCCctcacatttttttctaattctttttatcCTTATCAACTTTCcctattttgctctttttttttttctctttactgtgTCCATATTTAGGTTTGGAGGACACAAGTCTGTGATTTAAAGTGATACCTCCACTGCCCTAAAGAAGAAGGAAGTCATACTGTGTCAGAGATCTCATCTTTAGGATTCCACTTCCCTACAACACAGTCATAGCAATCATCACTCATCAATCACAGCATTAATTTCCACTATAGGAAGCCTATTTTATCCAGCTTTTAAACAAAcacttattgagcatctattcatCAAGTACCCTTTGTACATGCCATTTTTGGAGTAGCCAAGGTCAAACTTAATGCTTTTTTAAGAGTCTAGCTGACCAGGTGAGTCCTTGGAATCACTGCTTCCTTTTTCCTACTCTCCAAGCTAaggatacaaccagtccatcctaaaggaaatcagtcctgaatattcattggaaggactgatgttgaagctgaaactttaatattttggccacttgctgtgaagaactgactcatttgaaaagaccctgatggtgggaaagattgaaggcaggaggagaaggggatgacagaggatgagatggtttgatggcatcactgactcaagggacatgagtttgagtaaactccgggcattggtgatggacagggaggcctggcgtgtgctgcagtccatggggtcgcaaagagttggatacgactgagtgcctaaactgaactaaaatgaattgaactgaagctAAGCTCCACTGGATTGAGTAGTTAAGACCAACCATATTCCCCCTCCGATCAGTTTTTAGGTTTCCTAATGACACCAGTCTAATATGAAGAGCGCCTCTTGCATTCTCGTTCAGCTGAAGACAAACAGAGAGCCTTGTAAACCACAGGATCAGAAACTGGGATTTCTCTTATGCGCTTGTTTCTTAGTCCCAGAGTCTTTCCTGTCATGTAACTTCCTCTTGGAGGAAGATTTGAATGAAAGAAGTGATTGGGTGGCATCTGGCCTCTCTGGGTTAACTGCTGGCAGGAGTTCatatttctatatttgttttatttttggataaCACAAAACCCATCTAGATTTCAGTCTTTCCTTCTTTAGCTGCAGGATCTTCAGACAGACGTCAAGCAGAGATGAAGTGAAAATCAccaccatttttctttctgcttgaaATAACCATGAAAACAAGTGAGTTGGGGAGGTGGTTCTGCCATCATGGAATTATGCGGAATCGGGAGCTTCGGGTCCTCCGATGAAATATTCCCATTGTCGTGACTACTTTTCTGTGATCTAAATACGAGATTAAGCACATGGGCTGGGCTGAGAGTCTATTCAGTCTCTAGACTTTGTTGTTCTTTGTACAGTCACTCAAAATATCTCAACAGCTAGGTTGATGTATGTAGATGTGAAATAGAGGTTTCAGAATTGAAATATAAGCAGCATCCTGGCTCCATATGTGACTCAGGGCAAGTTCTGGAGTCTCTCTAAGCCTCCATGTCCTCAACTGTGGCGTTCCTCTACGTGGTAGATGAAGTTGTTAAGAGGATTGACTGAAACTCTCCATGTAAAGCTCTTTACAACCCAGCTAGAAGCTCAACGTGTATCAGCTTTCAGCTTTGCCAAGCTTGTTGCTGCAGGCTTCAGGTTGACTCTGTAGCTCAATTCTCGAAGAACGGGAGTGGGAGAAAAACCATGTTAGAGCATCTCAGgaggcttttttttcttctcatccatTTGATAGCATTGATAAGGAAGTTATACTGACTCAGAGGGAGCacctgaatattttttaatatcctaAACAAAGACACGCATATCTTTAAGGAAAACAATCTAGTAGCCCTGCCACATAGATTAATGGCACAGACAAATTAGAAATAATTGGAGGCTTTATCAAATAATTCATCCCAGGAGTCTCTTAGAATGAGATTCACAAGCTTTTCCTATAACTGGCCAGCTAGTGAATGTTTTAGGCTTTGCAGCAGTGTCTGTGATAACTACTCAACTTTGCCATCAGAGTGCGAACTACGTGTGGATGATACACAAATGCATagcatgactgtgttccaataaatctCTACAAAAACAGGTGGAAGCTTAGATTTTCCTGGGATCTGTAGCTTACTGACATCTAATTTGGAATCATAGAATTTTGGAATCTCATGATTAGAAAGGACACACGCTCTCAGCCCAATGCTTGAGCCTCTTCCAGTACTGTCTTGCAAAGTGGTCATCCACCCTTCTCTTGGATGCTTCCATGGCAGGGTGGCTCCCTACCTACTGTCTCTGGACAGCTCTGATTCTTGAAAAGCTGTTGTTTCAGCTGAGCCCAAGTTGTCTTTGTGATCTCTGTGGCTGAGGTCATACTTCTGTGATGTGGCCATCTTGGCGGTGATGCTATATTCCAGATGCAAGCGAGAGAAGGTGGCTGACTTACTTACTCACCAGCCTAGAGGTCCTGGAGGGGGTGACTATTTCTATCTTGTTTAAATGACAAAATGAGAATGGATAAAGACCATGCTCAGTGCAACGGTCCTAGAAGCTTCCTTCAATGTTGGATTGTGGGGAATTTCAGGGATTTCCAGGGCAAGCACCAGGATGGACAGGGTCCTTGGTgagcttcagttcagctcagttcagtcgctcaatcgtgtccgactctttgcaaacccatggattgcagcatgctaggcctcccagTCCACCACCAatgcccagagtttactcaaactcatgtccattgagtcggtgatgccatccaaccatctcatcctctgtcatccccttctcctcctgccttcaatctttcccagcatcagggtcttttccaatgagttagctcttcgcatcaggtggccaaaatattggagtttcagcttcagcatcagtccttccaatgaatattcaggactgatttcctttaggatggactggttggatctccttgcagtccaagggactcttaagagtcttctccaacaccgcagttcaaaaccACCACAGTTTGGTGAGCTTGGAAAAGCACATTTAACTtataaggagaaaatatttcattatccTTATAACTTGTCCCCATAAATACCAGCCTTCCCTAGAAAAGCATCTGGCACCCACTAGGTAGTCAACAGATATTTGTTGGAAAGAGTAActgaagaaatggatgaatgtaAAAACTTTGCAATCTTAGAGCTCTGTTAGCAAGATTCAAAAATAGTCAATGGTGGCTTCAAGCCCCAAGGTAATAGGAACAAAAGGACAAGACAGTTCATTTAGGAAGAGCGCCTAGTTTATGTTTGAAGCTGACAATCCACATTCCAGAAGTAGTTTTATGCCTGAGGCCTGTCAAGACTGGGGCTAGACAGATGGCAAAGGACAAACATTATGAGGTTCCCACTTACATGAGGCGCTGAAACCAAGCAAGACCCAGGGGGGATCCTGGGAACCACAGATCTTCTGTGCCCCCCGTTTCTTGATTGTAGGAAATAGGCTTTGGCCTCCAAGACCTACCTTGAGTTACAAAGGAACAAACTGTTCATGCAGTTGCTAATCAAGGAAGAGAGGGGACGGAGAGACAAGacaggagcagccaagaaacagCGGTGCAGCCTGGGGCAGGGAGCTGGCTCTGACTCAAGGGTTGTACTTGGCAGTGTCTTTGAGCTCCTGTGCAGAACTAAAGCCCCCAACACGTGGAGGATGCTAACTATTTGATGGAGGGTTCTTCATTCCAGAGAGGTCACAGCTCGATAACCTCTAGAACCACAGAAGCTCGTCAGGAGACCATCTGAGGCCAGATTAGAGGAGTGTGGGCCCTGCACACACCCTGCTCCTTATCAGCAATCTTGCCCTTAAGCCGCCCCCAAGAAAAAGaggtgcaaaaaagcaaaatggctgtctgaggaggccttacagatagctgtgaaaagaagagaagtgaaaagcaaaggaggaaaggatagttacacccatttgaattcagagttccaaagaatagcaaggagaaataagaaagccttcctcagcgatcaatgcaaagaaatagaggaaaacaatagaatgggaaagactagagacctcttcaagaaaattagagaagccaagggaacttttcattcaaacatgggctcaataaaggacggaaatggtatggacctaacagaagcagaagatattaagaagaggtggcaagaatacacagaagaactgtacaaaaaagatcttcacgacccagataatcacaatggtgtgatcactcacctagagccagacatcccagaatgcaaagtcaagtgggccttaggaagcatcactacgaacaaagctagtggaggtgatggaattccagttgagccatttcaaattctaaaaga comes from Cervus elaphus chromosome 1, mCerEla1.1, whole genome shotgun sequence and encodes:
- the LOC122701394 gene encoding macrophage-expressed gene 1 protein, with amino-acid sequence MNSFRGAFLIWAVAAWAKMDTSRGPTDEAGFQNCKNALKLPVLSVLPGGGWDNLRNVDMGRVMELTYTHCRTTEDGQYIIPDEIFTIPQKQSNLEMNSKILESWVNYQSTTSNSINMELSLFSKVNGKFSPEFQRIKTLQVKDQAVTTQVQVRNLVYTVKINPDAELSWVFKKELMDISERLENNQTRMATYLAELLVLNYGTHVITSVDAGAALIQEDHIRSSFLQDSQSSRSALTTSAGITFLNIVNFKFEENYTSQNAFTKSYLSNRTNSRVQSIGGLPFYPGITLQAWQQGITNHLVAMDRAGLPLYFFINPEQLPDLPGPLVRKLSKTVEAAVRRYYAVNTYPGCTDLNSPNFNFQANTDDGSCEGKMTNFSFGGVYQECTQFSGNEVVQLCQNLEQKNPLTGRVSCPSGYSPVQLLTQTHEEGYNHLECSRKCTLYIFCKTVCEDVFRVARAEFRVFWCAASGQVPENSGLLFGGLFSSKSINPLTNAQSCPAGYFQLRLFENLKVCASQDYELGYRFSVPFGGFFSCAVGNPLVDSATSKDLGAPSLRKCPGGFSQHLALISDGCQVSYCVKAGLFTGGSLPPVRLPPYTRPPLMSQVATNTVLVTNPETASSWIKDPQSHQWRLGEPLELRRAMRVIHGDGGGLSGGAAAGLTLGVTVALAGVVALAIYGARKSRKKGYQVLQDEKQSLAAGTAVNGDALDQEQAQSPA